A single region of the Salvelinus sp. IW2-2015 linkage group LG20, ASM291031v2, whole genome shotgun sequence genome encodes:
- the LOC111980550 gene encoding transmembrane protein 120B isoform X2: protein MSLQRCQTDWEEIDQEYQQLQETHKVYRQKLDELTNLQATCSSAISKQRKGLKDLGHSLCKCTKTSGEKEMELIKDIQMQIKDKENFFFDMEAYLPKKNGLYLNLVLGNVNVTLLSNQAKFAYKDEYEKFKLFMTIILMFGAITCLFLLNYRVTDEIFNFLLVWYYCTLTIRESILMSNGSRIKGWWVSHHYVSTFLSGVMLTWPEGSMYQMFRSQFLAFSIYQSFVHFLQYYYQSGCLYRLRALGERNQLDLTVVVTMKWATSNPVTAKMGRRGVSVMDVERAHLPLAISLFWPLRNLNTIVLNGHPGMRSVLAAVQCYDSVSVGRT from the exons gAAACTCACAAAGTGTACAGACAGAAGCTCGATGAGCTCACCAACCTCCAGGCAACATGCAGCAGTGCCATTAGTAAACAGCGGAAGGGTCTAAAAGACCTCGGGCACAGTCTGTGCAA GTGCACAAAAACAAGTGGTGAGAAAGAAATGGAACTGATCAAAGACATCCAAatgcaaattaaagacaaagagAATTTCTTCTTTGATATGGAAGCCTATTTGCCAAAGAAGAATGG ATTGTACTTAAATTTGGTGCTTGGCAATGTGAATGTAACACTTCTCAGCAACCAGGCAAA ATTTGCCTATAAAGATGAATATGAGAAGTTCAAGCTTTTTATGACAATAATCTTGATGTTTGGGGCCATAACCTGTCTCTTTTTGCTCAATTACCG tgtCACAGATGAAATCTTCAACTTCTTGCTGGTTTGGTACTACTGCACTTTGACCATAAGGGAAAGCATCCTCATGAGCAATGGGTCCCG GATCAAAGGGTGGTGGGTCTCCCATCATTATGTCTCTACCTTCCTATCAGGTGTAATGCTTACCTG GCCAGAGGGGTCCATGTATCAGATGTTTAGAAGTCAATTCCTTGCATTCTCCATTTACCAGA GCTTTGTGCATTTTCTTCAATATTACTACCAAAGTGGCTGCTTATACCGGTTACGAGCTTTGGGGGAGAGAAATCAGTTGGACCTCACAGTGG TTGTTACAATGAAGTGGGCCACAAGCAACCCCGTGACTGCAAAAATGGGACGAAG AGGGGTTTCAGTCATGGATGTGGAGAGGGCTCACCTTCCTCTTGCCATTTCTCTTTTTTGGCCAT TGAGGAACTTAAACACAATTGTATTGAATGGTCATCCAGGGATGAGGTCAG TTCTGGCAGCTGTACAATGCTATGACTCTGTTTCGGTTGGCAGGACATGA
- the LOC111980550 gene encoding transmembrane protein 120B isoform X1, giving the protein MSLQRCQTDWEEIDQEYQQLQETHKVYRQKLDELTNLQATCSSAISKQRKGLKDLGHSLCKCTKTSGEKEMELIKDIQMQIKDKENFFFDMEAYLPKKNGLYLNLVLGNVNVTLLSNQAKFAYKDEYEKFKLFMTIILMFGAITCLFLLNYRVTDEIFNFLLVWYYCTLTIRESILMSNGSRIKGWWVSHHYVSTFLSGVMLTWPEGSMYQMFRSQFLAFSIYQSFVHFLQYYYQSGCLYRLRALGERNQLDLTVEGFQSWMWRGLTFLLPFLFFGHFWQLYNAMTLFRLAGHEDCKEWQVFMLALTFLVLFLGNFLTTLKVVHQKIQENPEKVQKQE; this is encoded by the exons gAAACTCACAAAGTGTACAGACAGAAGCTCGATGAGCTCACCAACCTCCAGGCAACATGCAGCAGTGCCATTAGTAAACAGCGGAAGGGTCTAAAAGACCTCGGGCACAGTCTGTGCAA GTGCACAAAAACAAGTGGTGAGAAAGAAATGGAACTGATCAAAGACATCCAAatgcaaattaaagacaaagagAATTTCTTCTTTGATATGGAAGCCTATTTGCCAAAGAAGAATGG ATTGTACTTAAATTTGGTGCTTGGCAATGTGAATGTAACACTTCTCAGCAACCAGGCAAA ATTTGCCTATAAAGATGAATATGAGAAGTTCAAGCTTTTTATGACAATAATCTTGATGTTTGGGGCCATAACCTGTCTCTTTTTGCTCAATTACCG tgtCACAGATGAAATCTTCAACTTCTTGCTGGTTTGGTACTACTGCACTTTGACCATAAGGGAAAGCATCCTCATGAGCAATGGGTCCCG GATCAAAGGGTGGTGGGTCTCCCATCATTATGTCTCTACCTTCCTATCAGGTGTAATGCTTACCTG GCCAGAGGGGTCCATGTATCAGATGTTTAGAAGTCAATTCCTTGCATTCTCCATTTACCAGA GCTTTGTGCATTTTCTTCAATATTACTACCAAAGTGGCTGCTTATACCGGTTACGAGCTTTGGGGGAGAGAAATCAGTTGGACCTCACAGTGG AGGGGTTTCAGTCATGGATGTGGAGAGGGCTCACCTTCCTCTTGCCATTTCTCTTTTTTGGCCAT TTCTGGCAGCTGTACAATGCTATGACTCTGTTTCGGTTGGCAGGACATGAAGACTGTAAAGAGTGGCAG GTATTTATGTTGGCACTGACATTTCTTGTCCTATTCCTGGGTAATTTTCTCACCACATTAAAAGTTGTTCACCAAAAGATCCAGGAAAACCCAGAAAAGGTGCAAAAGCAGGAGTGA
- the LOC111980550 gene encoding transmembrane protein 120B isoform X3: MSLQRCQTDWEEIDQEYQQLQETHKVYRQKLDELTNLQATCSSAISKQRKGLKDLGHSLCKCTKTSGEKEMELIKDIQMQIKDKENFFFDMEAYLPKKNGLYLNLVLGNVNVTLLSNQAKFAYKDEYEKFKLFMTIILMFGAITCLFLLNYRVTDEIFNFLLVWYYCTLTIRESILMSNGSRIKGWWVSHHYVSTFLSGVMLTWPEGSMYQMFRSQFLAFSIYQSFVHFLQYYYQSGCLYRLRALGERNQLDLTVVVTMKWATSNPVTAKMGRRGVSVMDVERAHLPLAISLFWPFLAAVQCYDSVSVGRT; this comes from the exons gAAACTCACAAAGTGTACAGACAGAAGCTCGATGAGCTCACCAACCTCCAGGCAACATGCAGCAGTGCCATTAGTAAACAGCGGAAGGGTCTAAAAGACCTCGGGCACAGTCTGTGCAA GTGCACAAAAACAAGTGGTGAGAAAGAAATGGAACTGATCAAAGACATCCAAatgcaaattaaagacaaagagAATTTCTTCTTTGATATGGAAGCCTATTTGCCAAAGAAGAATGG ATTGTACTTAAATTTGGTGCTTGGCAATGTGAATGTAACACTTCTCAGCAACCAGGCAAA ATTTGCCTATAAAGATGAATATGAGAAGTTCAAGCTTTTTATGACAATAATCTTGATGTTTGGGGCCATAACCTGTCTCTTTTTGCTCAATTACCG tgtCACAGATGAAATCTTCAACTTCTTGCTGGTTTGGTACTACTGCACTTTGACCATAAGGGAAAGCATCCTCATGAGCAATGGGTCCCG GATCAAAGGGTGGTGGGTCTCCCATCATTATGTCTCTACCTTCCTATCAGGTGTAATGCTTACCTG GCCAGAGGGGTCCATGTATCAGATGTTTAGAAGTCAATTCCTTGCATTCTCCATTTACCAGA GCTTTGTGCATTTTCTTCAATATTACTACCAAAGTGGCTGCTTATACCGGTTACGAGCTTTGGGGGAGAGAAATCAGTTGGACCTCACAGTGG TTGTTACAATGAAGTGGGCCACAAGCAACCCCGTGACTGCAAAAATGGGACGAAG AGGGGTTTCAGTCATGGATGTGGAGAGGGCTCACCTTCCTCTTGCCATTTCTCTTTTTTGGCCAT TTCTGGCAGCTGTACAATGCTATGACTCTGTTTCGGTTGGCAGGACATGA
- the LOC111980550 gene encoding transmembrane protein 120B isoform X4 has translation MSLQRCQTDWEEIDQEYQQLQETHKVYRQKLDELTNLQATCSSAISKQRKGLKDLGHSLCKCTKTSGEKEMELIKDIQMQIKDKENFFFDMEAYLPKKNGLYLNLVLGNVNVTLLSNQAKFAYKDEYEKFKLFMTIILMFGAITCLFLLNYRVTDEIFNFLLVWYYCTLTIRESILMSNGSRIKGWWVSHHYVSTFLSGVMLTWPEGSMYQMFRSQFLAFSIYQSFVHFLQYYYQSGCLYRLRALGERNQLDLTVEGFQSWMWRGLTFLLPFLFFGH, from the exons gAAACTCACAAAGTGTACAGACAGAAGCTCGATGAGCTCACCAACCTCCAGGCAACATGCAGCAGTGCCATTAGTAAACAGCGGAAGGGTCTAAAAGACCTCGGGCACAGTCTGTGCAA GTGCACAAAAACAAGTGGTGAGAAAGAAATGGAACTGATCAAAGACATCCAAatgcaaattaaagacaaagagAATTTCTTCTTTGATATGGAAGCCTATTTGCCAAAGAAGAATGG ATTGTACTTAAATTTGGTGCTTGGCAATGTGAATGTAACACTTCTCAGCAACCAGGCAAA ATTTGCCTATAAAGATGAATATGAGAAGTTCAAGCTTTTTATGACAATAATCTTGATGTTTGGGGCCATAACCTGTCTCTTTTTGCTCAATTACCG tgtCACAGATGAAATCTTCAACTTCTTGCTGGTTTGGTACTACTGCACTTTGACCATAAGGGAAAGCATCCTCATGAGCAATGGGTCCCG GATCAAAGGGTGGTGGGTCTCCCATCATTATGTCTCTACCTTCCTATCAGGTGTAATGCTTACCTG GCCAGAGGGGTCCATGTATCAGATGTTTAGAAGTCAATTCCTTGCATTCTCCATTTACCAGA GCTTTGTGCATTTTCTTCAATATTACTACCAAAGTGGCTGCTTATACCGGTTACGAGCTTTGGGGGAGAGAAATCAGTTGGACCTCACAGTGG AGGGGTTTCAGTCATGGATGTGGAGAGGGCTCACCTTCCTCTTGCCATTTCTCTTTTTTGGCCAT TGA
- the LOC111980553 gene encoding rho-related GTP-binding protein RhoF isoform X1 produces MTQNGTVTSNGNAKKGEELKIVIVGDGGCGKTSLLMVYAKGDFPEKYAPSVFEKYVSTVTYGGKEIRLNLYDTAGQDDYDRLRPLSYQNANLVLVCYDVTNPTSFENVLIKWYPEVNHFCRDVPVILIGCKTDLRKDKERTRRLKAMDQAPITYTQGEETRRHMSAELYLECSAKYRENVEDIFRDATKKALASSRRARHRTKKRHCVIL; encoded by the exons ATGACACAGAATGGTACTGTGACTAGCAATGGCAACGCTAAGAAGGGAGAAGAACTAAAAATTGTTATTGTGGGTGATGGGGGATGTGGGAAAACATCCCTTCTAATGGTGTATGCCAAAGGAGACTTTCCAGAG AAGTATGCTCCGTCTGTGTTTGAGAAATATGTCTCCACTGTCACGTATGGAGGGAAAGAGATTCGGCTCAACCTCTATGACACAGCTG GCCAAGATGATTACGATCGTTTGAGGCCACTCTCCTACCAGAATGCCAACCTGGTGTTAGTTTGTTATGATGTGACCAACCCCACCAGTTTTGAAAATGTCTTAATCAAG TGGTACCCGGAAGTGAACCACTTCTGTCGCGATGTTCctgtcattctgattggctgtaagACTGACCTGAGGAAGGATAAGGAGCGTACCAGGAGACTCAAAGCCATGGATCAGGCTCCCATCACTTACACACAG GGTGAGGAGACCAGGCGGCATATGAGTGCTGAGCTTTATCTAGAGTGTTCAGCCAAATACCGGGAGAACGTAGAGGACATTTTCAGAGATGCCACCAAAAAAGCCCTGGCATCAAGCCGCAGAGCAAGACACCGTACGAAGAAGAGGCATTGTGTCATCCTGTGA
- the LOC111980553 gene encoding rho-related GTP-binding protein RhoF isoform X2 has product MGLLCRRPTARSTKYAPSVFEKYVSTVTYGGKEIRLNLYDTAGQDDYDRLRPLSYQNANLVLVCYDVTNPTSFENVLIKWYPEVNHFCRDVPVILIGCKTDLRKDKERTRRLKAMDQAPITYTQGEETRRHMSAELYLECSAKYRENVEDIFRDATKKALASSRRARHRTKKRHCVIL; this is encoded by the exons ATGGGCCTCTTGTGTAGAAGACCGACTGCTCGCAGCACA AAGTATGCTCCGTCTGTGTTTGAGAAATATGTCTCCACTGTCACGTATGGAGGGAAAGAGATTCGGCTCAACCTCTATGACACAGCTG GCCAAGATGATTACGATCGTTTGAGGCCACTCTCCTACCAGAATGCCAACCTGGTGTTAGTTTGTTATGATGTGACCAACCCCACCAGTTTTGAAAATGTCTTAATCAAG TGGTACCCGGAAGTGAACCACTTCTGTCGCGATGTTCctgtcattctgattggctgtaagACTGACCTGAGGAAGGATAAGGAGCGTACCAGGAGACTCAAAGCCATGGATCAGGCTCCCATCACTTACACACAG GGTGAGGAGACCAGGCGGCATATGAGTGCTGAGCTTTATCTAGAGTGTTCAGCCAAATACCGGGAGAACGTAGAGGACATTTTCAGAGATGCCACCAAAAAAGCCCTGGCATCAAGCCGCAGAGCAAGACACCGTACGAAGAAGAGGCATTGTGTCATCCTGTGA